The following proteins come from a genomic window of Candidatus Binatus sp.:
- a CDS encoding hybrid sensor histidine kinase/response regulator, which translates to MDHQIDPRADSLGKAEPRHLANGTAAPATGDAFPARIDSIELEPAGGAGEAMTLAMGGGDNSAALLPILRAAAFAIIAFQIGYTVLDSVQYPQTFARTLPLHNASMLLGLVALMATFSPRAMRNDRAIAVAICASFLAITAWIGVINSDADVLVASILLSFLGSAALIPWSPRWQAVFYVSGMLALLGYSMETADPNPRIALSWTIVVSAALLSQRSAVHFARYRQKLAQQLAALAENHRLLRREMELRAQAASALESDRERLQASESMLLATREELSRQVKALSNSEETFRKLFDANLDSMALSGIDGTYIDVNREFTRATGFSREETIGHHFSELNMWIHPDEMIAFADQLVRTNQVRNLEVAIRRKDGSERPVLISAVNLELHGQLCCLAISRVISDLKMTQRELVGAREAALAASRAKSEFLSSMSHEIRTPMNSILGMADLLMETELGDEQRRYLSTVISNSHALLQLIDSILDLAKVESGRISLEAVEFDPKDVTEKVLETLAIRAHERGLELMVRFAPEVPELALGDPFRLGQILINLVGNAIKFTQRGQVLVLVESDRNSTTAGGLKFTVTDTGIGIPADKLHLLFNAFTQADSSTTRTYGGSGLGLAIVSRLVALMHGKVEVASEPGIGSAFSFTAQFGTATAKPAPSGPPKRAFGGVRILLVDDNLDSRSILSELLTAQGANVTQASSGTEALAVLGSDGSRGSCFQIILLDSTMPVPGGFDVAKDLMGGMPGRPQIVMMISTNDLTSKVGRLRAIGVDNYIVKPVRRAELFAVVARACEGVAVVPRGDSLASPAIAPISTSSAILDRPLQILIADDSPDNRALIRAYLKKTPYRLEEAEDGQQAIDKFIAGKFDLVLMDIRMPIVDGYQATTRIRGWERANNRRRTPIVALTASALEEAAHRTKAAGCDAHVIKPIKKSTLLDVIRGAIEANPLDHQRADLIDLKEGACQTE; encoded by the coding sequence GTGGACCATCAGATCGATCCGCGCGCCGACAGCTTGGGGAAGGCTGAGCCGCGCCACTTAGCCAACGGTACGGCTGCGCCGGCCACCGGTGACGCATTTCCCGCCAGGATTGACAGTATTGAACTGGAACCGGCGGGCGGTGCTGGCGAAGCGATGACGCTGGCGATGGGCGGCGGCGACAACTCCGCGGCGCTGTTGCCGATACTGCGTGCGGCGGCATTCGCGATCATAGCATTTCAGATTGGATACACGGTGCTTGACAGCGTGCAGTATCCGCAAACCTTCGCGCGAACTCTGCCGCTTCATAACGCAAGCATGTTGCTGGGTCTGGTTGCGCTCATGGCAACCTTCTCCCCGCGTGCGATGCGCAACGACCGCGCGATCGCAGTGGCAATCTGTGCATCGTTTCTGGCGATCACGGCGTGGATTGGAGTGATCAATAGCGACGCCGACGTACTGGTCGCTTCGATTCTGCTGTCTTTCCTGGGCTCAGCCGCGTTGATTCCATGGAGTCCGCGTTGGCAGGCAGTATTCTATGTTAGCGGAATGCTGGCGTTGCTGGGGTACTCGATGGAAACCGCGGATCCGAATCCGCGGATCGCGCTCAGTTGGACGATTGTGGTGAGCGCGGCGCTGCTGTCCCAACGGAGCGCGGTCCATTTCGCCCGCTATCGCCAAAAACTGGCCCAGCAGTTGGCGGCGCTGGCCGAGAACCATCGCTTGCTCAGGCGCGAGATGGAGCTGCGCGCGCAAGCCGCGTCCGCCTTGGAAAGCGATCGCGAGCGGCTGCAGGCCAGCGAGTCGATGCTGCTGGCGACGCGCGAGGAATTATCCCGGCAGGTAAAGGCCCTCAGCAACAGCGAAGAAACCTTCCGCAAACTCTTCGATGCCAACCTCGACAGTATGGCGCTGAGCGGAATCGATGGCACCTACATCGATGTCAACCGGGAATTCACCCGGGCGACCGGATTTTCGCGCGAAGAGACCATCGGCCATCATTTCTCCGAGCTCAACATGTGGATCCATCCGGACGAAATGATTGCCTTCGCCGATCAACTTGTCAGGACCAACCAAGTCCGCAACCTTGAGGTGGCAATCCGCCGCAAGGACGGTTCCGAACGGCCGGTGCTCATTTCGGCGGTAAATCTGGAGCTGCACGGACAGCTCTGCTGCCTGGCTATTTCGCGCGTAATATCCGACCTCAAGATGACGCAGCGCGAACTGGTCGGCGCGCGCGAGGCAGCGCTGGCCGCGTCGCGGGCCAAGTCGGAGTTCCTGTCGAGCATGTCGCACGAGATTCGCACCCCGATGAACTCGATTCTCGGGATGGCTGATCTGCTGATGGAAACGGAACTCGGCGATGAGCAGCGAAGATATTTGAGTACTGTCATCAGCAACAGCCACGCGCTGCTACAACTGATCGACAGCATCCTTGACCTCGCCAAGGTCGAGAGCGGGCGCATCAGCCTCGAGGCGGTCGAATTCGATCCCAAAGACGTGACCGAGAAGGTGCTCGAAACGCTGGCGATTCGCGCGCATGAAAGAGGCCTCGAGCTGATGGTGCGTTTTGCGCCGGAAGTCCCGGAGCTCGCGCTCGGCGATCCATTCAGGCTCGGGCAGATCCTGATCAACCTGGTCGGCAACGCGATCAAATTCACGCAGCGCGGACAGGTACTGGTGTTGGTCGAGTCCGACCGGAACTCCACCACTGCGGGCGGGCTCAAGTTCACGGTGACCGATACCGGAATCGGAATTCCAGCCGACAAGCTCCACCTGCTGTTCAATGCATTCACCCAGGCCGATTCTTCAACTACGCGAACCTACGGCGGCAGCGGACTCGGGCTGGCGATCGTCTCGCGGCTGGTCGCGCTGATGCACGGCAAGGTCGAGGTAGCGAGCGAACCTGGAATAGGCAGCGCGTTTTCATTCACCGCGCAATTTGGGACGGCAACTGCCAAGCCGGCGCCGTCGGGGCCGCCGAAACGGGCGTTCGGCGGCGTAAGAATTCTGCTGGTCGATGACAACCTCGATAGCCGGTCGATTCTCTCGGAACTGCTCACAGCGCAAGGGGCGAACGTGACTCAGGCATCATCGGGAACGGAGGCGCTGGCCGTACTTGGTAGCGACGGCTCGCGGGGATCGTGCTTCCAGATCATACTGCTCGACAGCACGATGCCTGTGCCGGGCGGATTCGACGTCGCCAAAGATCTTATGGGCGGTATGCCCGGGCGGCCGCAGATCGTGATGATGATCAGCACCAATGACCTGACCAGCAAGGTTGGGCGCCTGCGTGCGATCGGGGTTGACAACTATATCGTCAAACCGGTGCGGCGCGCTGAGTTGTTCGCAGTGGTCGCGCGAGCGTGCGAGGGAGTGGCCGTCGTACCGCGCGGCGACAGCTTAGCTTCGCCGGCAATCGCGCCGATATCAACCTCTTCGGCAATACTCGATCGGCCGCTGCAAATCCTTATCGCCGACGATTCGCCCGATAACCGCGCGTTGATCCGGGCGTATCTGAAAAAAACGCCCTACCGTCTCGAAGAAGCCGAAGATGGCCAGCAGGCGATCGATAAATTCATCGCCGGGAAGTTCGATCTGGTGCTGATGGATATCCGGATGCCGATCGTTGACGGCTACCAGGCGACCACCAGAATTCGCGGCTGGGAGCGGGCGAACAATCGCCGCCGCACTCCAATCGTGGCCCTTACGGCATCCGCGCTGGAAGAAGCGGCGCATCGCACAAAGGCGGCCGGATGCGACGCTCACGTGATCAAGCCGATCAAGAAATCGACGCTGCTCGATGTCATTCGCGGCGCGATCGAAGCAAACCCGTTGGACCACCAGCGGGCAGACCTCATCGATCTCAAGGAGGGAGCATGCCAGACCGAGTAA
- a CDS encoding efflux RND transporter periplasmic adaptor subunit, translating to MSTESPRGPNIRELESLRIARAAEPKKPGRIVPAAIVLAIVAVAGAAGYAVYQRTIGRPPEVQTAIVTVKQAGQAGTVLTGSGYIITKHKYIVIGTKILGQIVAEPIEEGQRVKVGDLLARIDDRDYQAQLKQAYADRDLAAANLVLKKSRAQRLRELYRQGVQSKDSLEDAENQLAVAQAELKRADGAIDFAKFNVSQTVITSPINGVVLQKYRELGDTINYGGEIQAGGGATDIAQLADLSDLRCEVDINESDIAKVKMGTPATVIPDAYPDDPFPAQVVKIYPEADRQKGTVKVEVRILQPDLKIIKPEMSAKVTFQSIMTQTAAAPMVLVPKKAIVTERSARSVWVVRGDTAHLIPVVLGRDFQEGVEVRQGLSGGEMVIVVPPATLKEGQAVTPVAA from the coding sequence TTGTCCACCGAATCACCCCGGGGGCCCAATATCCGCGAGCTCGAGTCGCTGCGGATTGCGCGCGCGGCCGAGCCGAAGAAGCCGGGCAGAATCGTCCCGGCCGCGATCGTGCTCGCGATTGTCGCGGTGGCCGGCGCGGCGGGATACGCCGTCTATCAGCGGACGATTGGCCGTCCGCCCGAAGTGCAAACCGCGATCGTCACGGTGAAACAGGCGGGACAGGCCGGCACCGTGCTGACCGGCAGCGGCTATATCATCACCAAGCACAAGTACATCGTGATCGGCACCAAGATTCTCGGCCAGATTGTCGCCGAGCCGATCGAGGAAGGGCAGCGCGTCAAGGTCGGCGACCTGCTGGCGCGGATCGACGATCGCGACTACCAGGCGCAACTGAAGCAGGCCTACGCGGATCGCGACCTGGCGGCGGCCAACCTCGTGCTGAAGAAGTCGCGCGCGCAGCGCCTGCGGGAACTCTACCGGCAAGGTGTGCAATCGAAGGACTCGCTCGAGGACGCGGAGAATCAGCTCGCGGTGGCGCAGGCGGAGCTCAAAAGAGCCGATGGCGCGATCGATTTCGCAAAGTTCAACGTCAGCCAGACGGTGATCACCTCGCCAATCAACGGCGTGGTGCTGCAGAAGTATCGCGAACTCGGCGACACGATTAACTACGGCGGAGAAATCCAGGCCGGCGGCGGCGCCACCGATATCGCGCAGCTTGCGGACTTGAGCGATCTGCGCTGCGAAGTCGATATCAACGAAAGCGATATCGCCAAGGTGAAGATGGGAACGCCCGCGACGGTGATCCCGGACGCGTACCCCGACGATCCGTTTCCCGCGCAGGTCGTGAAGATTTATCCGGAGGCCGACCGCCAGAAAGGCACCGTGAAAGTCGAAGTCAGAATCCTTCAGCCCGATTTGAAGATCATCAAGCCGGAAATGAGCGCCAAGGTTACCTTCCAATCGATCATGACGCAGACCGCGGCGGCGCCGATGGTGCTAGTGCCGAAGAAGGCGATCGTCACTGAGCGCAGCGCCCGTTCGGTCTGGGTCGTGCGCGGCGACACAGCGCATCTGATCCCGGTCGTGCTCGGGCGCGACTTCCAGGAAGGCGTCGAGGTCAGGCAGGGACTCAGCGGCGGCGAGATGGTGATAGTGGTGCCGCCGGCGACGCTCAAGGAGGGACAGGCCGTCACGCCGGTGGCGGCGTAG
- a CDS encoding Hpt domain-containing protein — MPDRVIVEVDESLSDLIPGFLTHKRADIITIFDANARRDYAEIGRIAHRIKGEGGSYGFETMTEMGRSLEQAAALHDDGAVVTLARQLLNYMDRLEIVFQPSED; from the coding sequence ATGCCAGACCGAGTAATAGTGGAAGTGGACGAGAGCCTGAGCGACCTGATCCCGGGGTTCCTAACGCACAAGCGCGCCGATATCATCACGATTTTCGACGCCAATGCGCGCCGCGACTACGCCGAGATCGGCCGCATCGCGCATCGGATCAAGGGCGAAGGCGGCAGCTACGGATTCGAAACGATGACCGAGATGGGCCGCTCGCTCGAGCAAGCCGCCGCGCTGCACGACGACGGCGCAGTGGTGACGCTTGCCCGCCAGTTGCTCAACTACATGGATCGTCTCGAGATAGTGTTCCAGCCGTCCGAGGATTAG
- a CDS encoding ABC transporter permease, producing MKYTALVLKNLVRSKRRTILTVLSIAVSLFIFSALVSVPTAANQILSDTASSTRIATHNKAGLAYPIPEAYKQRIMSVPHVEVVVAESWFGGVYHEVYDEFPNLAVDPEQVDLMWPDYGISQEQFEQFKKIRTACLVGGDTMKRFHLHLGQQIQLRGTLYPFNVTLIIVGTFSGKAPPNFLLFRRDYLEEAAGRPGMVDNIWVKIDKPENVPQVIAAIDEGFANSSAETLSESEASFIGSFMDQYRTFFRMAELLGFIVVLMIGLVAANTAAMSIRERRGEIAVMRSIGFPARTILSMLLAESVLIGLAGGIIGCGSAYIVLKLFSVGNAAGPLGSIHMQPAIAAETLVVAVLIGLFSAMAPASSAARRNIVDALRTVA from the coding sequence GTGAAGTACACGGCGCTGGTGTTAAAAAATCTGGTGCGCAGCAAGCGCCGCACTATTCTGACCGTGCTGTCGATCGCGGTCTCGCTGTTTATCTTCTCGGCGCTGGTCAGCGTCCCGACCGCGGCCAACCAGATCCTCAGCGACACGGCGTCGTCCACCCGCATCGCGACGCACAACAAGGCGGGGCTGGCCTACCCGATTCCGGAGGCCTACAAGCAGCGCATCATGAGCGTCCCGCATGTCGAGGTGGTGGTGGCGGAGAGCTGGTTCGGCGGCGTGTACCATGAAGTTTACGATGAGTTTCCGAACCTGGCGGTCGATCCCGAGCAGGTCGATCTGATGTGGCCCGACTACGGAATCAGCCAGGAGCAGTTCGAGCAGTTCAAGAAGATCCGCACCGCGTGCCTGGTCGGGGGCGATACGATGAAGCGCTTCCATCTGCACCTCGGACAGCAGATCCAGCTGCGCGGGACGCTCTACCCGTTCAACGTGACGCTGATTATTGTGGGCACGTTTAGCGGCAAGGCGCCCCCAAATTTTCTGCTCTTTCGGCGCGACTACCTCGAAGAGGCGGCCGGGCGTCCCGGCATGGTCGATAACATCTGGGTCAAGATCGATAAGCCTGAGAATGTGCCGCAGGTAATAGCGGCGATCGATGAAGGCTTTGCCAACTCGTCGGCGGAGACGTTGTCGGAGTCGGAGGCGTCGTTTATCGGCAGCTTCATGGACCAGTACCGCACGTTTTTCAGGATGGCGGAGTTGCTGGGATTTATCGTGGTGCTGATGATAGGACTGGTGGCGGCCAACACGGCGGCGATGTCGATTCGCGAGCGGCGCGGCGAGATTGCAGTGATGCGCTCGATCGGATTTCCCGCGCGCACGATTCTGTCGATGCTGCTGGCCGAGTCGGTCCTGATCGGCCTGGCCGGCGGGATTATCGGATGCGGCTCAGCGTATATCGTGCTGAAACTGTTTTCGGTCGGCAATGCGGCGGGCCCGCTCGGCTCGATCCACATGCAGCCGGCGATTGCGGCCGAGACCCTGGTCGTGGCCGTATTGATCGGGCTGTTCAGCGCGATGGCGCCTGCCAGCTCGGCGGCGCGGCGCAATATCGTTGACGCGCTGAGGACGGTTGCCTGA
- a CDS encoding ABC transporter permease, producing MAIPLKYNVRSLLVRRVSTAMTGGGIALVVAVFVIVMALVAGLNSAISDTGDPDNVIVLRKGATTETYSAIQLDQFDAMKFLPQIRREPDGEVDASPELPVQALMERIGGGRDNIVVRGVLPIALKVHPKVKIVEGRMFNPSVNEVIVGKGLMGHYANMTLGSTLRFGRGNWKVVGIMTDAGGSFESEVWGDIHNVQDDAQRGAYYADVRLKLAPGADTDALIRRVADDPRINLQAQTEADYYKDQAVVANQMRVLGMIVAVIMAVGAIFGAMNTMYAAVSSRTTEIGTLRALGFAPIAVMTSFLLESLVLAVTAGAIGIVLAMPIDGLTSTFGNFVTFSTLAFSFHVTFAIVIEALIFAAVMGMVGGWLPARQAMRMSIVDALRSV from the coding sequence ATGGCTATACCGCTGAAGTACAACGTGCGTTCGCTGCTGGTGCGGCGCGTCTCGACCGCGATGACGGGCGGCGGAATTGCGCTGGTGGTGGCGGTGTTCGTGATCGTGATGGCGCTGGTGGCGGGACTCAACTCGGCGATTTCCGACACCGGCGACCCGGACAACGTAATCGTGCTGCGCAAAGGCGCGACCACCGAGACCTATTCCGCCATCCAGCTCGATCAGTTCGACGCGATGAAGTTCCTGCCGCAGATCCGACGCGAGCCCGACGGCGAGGTTGACGCGTCGCCGGAGCTGCCGGTGCAGGCGCTGATGGAACGCATCGGCGGCGGACGCGACAATATCGTGGTGCGCGGAGTTCTGCCGATCGCGCTCAAGGTCCATCCCAAGGTGAAGATCGTCGAAGGCCGGATGTTCAATCCATCGGTCAACGAAGTGATCGTCGGCAAGGGCCTGATGGGGCATTACGCGAACATGACGCTCGGCTCGACGCTTCGCTTCGGGCGCGGCAACTGGAAGGTGGTCGGGATAATGACGGACGCGGGCGGCTCGTTCGAATCGGAGGTGTGGGGCGATATCCATAATGTGCAGGACGATGCGCAGCGCGGCGCGTATTACGCCGACGTGCGCCTCAAACTTGCGCCCGGCGCGGACACCGATGCGCTGATTCGGCGGGTGGCGGATGATCCGCGAATCAATCTGCAGGCCCAGACCGAGGCGGACTACTACAAGGACCAGGCGGTGGTCGCCAACCAGATGCGGGTGCTCGGTATGATCGTCGCGGTAATCATGGCGGTCGGCGCAATCTTTGGCGCGATGAACACGATGTACGCGGCGGTCTCGTCGCGGACCACTGAAATCGGCACGCTGCGCGCGCTCGGCTTCGCGCCAATCGCGGTGATGACGTCGTTCCTGCTCGAGTCGCTGGTGCTGGCGGTGACGGCGGGCGCGATTGGAATCGTGCTGGCGATGCCGATAGACGGGTTGACTTCGACCTTCGGCAACTTTGTCACCTTCTCGACCCTGGCGTTCAGCTTCCACGTCACTTTTGCAATAGTGATCGAGGCGCTGATCTTCGCCGCCGTGATGGGCATGGTCGGGGGCTGGCTGCCGGCGCGACAGGCGATGAGAATGTCGATCGTCGATGCGCTCAGGAGCGTTTGA
- a CDS encoding alpha/beta hydrolase yields MAETFVLVHGAWHGAWCWAAVINQLERLGDRAYAVDLPGHGMNRTDRTKVTLDSYVNSVAEFIQRHDLKNVVLAGHSLGGITISGVAAKIPSRIKRVVWVTAMVALDGQPSVDPATSPFAAVLDSLPERSNTIEMMGKKFLDGLTNDMAPALREYVISALGPQPLAPLLAPVAMTPYFATGIPSSYIVCEDDQTPVAGAPNWHPYFSSRLRNPTLKFVKSGHEVMFTHPVECARALHELASGV; encoded by the coding sequence ATGGCTGAAACGTTTGTACTGGTGCATGGCGCGTGGCATGGCGCATGGTGCTGGGCCGCGGTGATCAATCAACTCGAGCGGTTGGGCGACAGAGCCTACGCGGTCGATCTCCCGGGGCATGGCATGAACCGCACCGATCGCACGAAGGTGACGCTCGACAGCTACGTCAACAGCGTCGCGGAGTTTATCCAGCGGCACGATCTGAAAAACGTGGTGCTCGCGGGACACAGTCTCGGCGGGATCACGATCTCCGGCGTCGCGGCGAAAATTCCGTCGCGGATCAAGCGCGTGGTGTGGGTCACCGCGATGGTGGCGCTCGACGGGCAGCCGAGCGTGGATCCGGCGACGTCGCCGTTCGCGGCGGTGCTCGATTCGTTGCCGGAGCGATCGAATACAATCGAGATGATGGGCAAGAAATTTCTCGACGGGCTGACCAACGACATGGCGCCTGCACTTCGGGAATACGTGATCTCGGCGCTGGGTCCGCAGCCGCTGGCGCCCCTGCTCGCGCCGGTGGCGATGACGCCCTACTTCGCCACCGGAATTCCCAGCAGCTATATCGTTTGCGAAGACGACCAGACGCCGGTCGCGGGCGCACCCAACTGGCATCCCTACTTTTCGAGCCGGCTCAGGAATCCAACGCTCAAGTTCGTCAAGAGCGGACATGAGGTGATGTTCACGCATCCGGTGGAATGCGCGCGGGCGCTGCACGAGCTGGCGAGCGGCGTTTGA